In Pseudomonadota bacterium, one genomic interval encodes:
- a CDS encoding FdhF/YdeP family oxidoreductase yields the protein MPQRPVGGGAAKVLYTLKTVRRMGLGRAAKALRSNNACKACGYGMGGQLGGMTNEQGEYPAVCNKSVQAQSTDVQPAIPDEIFHRHSISQLRELTAKQLEHLGRLGKPIHKGAGDNRFTIVDWERALALAADRLRACPPERSFFYASGRSSNEAGFLFQLFARAFGTNNVTNCSYYCHQATGVGLRSTIGTGTATVELDDLDRCDLIFVIGANPASNHPRFIHKLKACRDRGGQVIMINPALEPGLVKFALPKSPRSMLSGGSDIASHYLQPRIGSDVALLQALAKRVLDLQVAESEFLRRHTTGSERYLAELESLDFPTLLHRCGVSKEALDAVALAYANADSAVFAWGMGVTHHLHGVENVEAIAALALLRGMVGRPGAGLLPLRGHSNVQGIGTIGVKPVLSAEIEQRMASTLGLKLPTARGMDTVEALQAAHDGLMDCAVLMGGNLFGASPDRAWITRALERTGCRISLTTTLNTSHVEATDGAELLVLPVTARDEEWQPTTQESMFNFVRLSDGGIRRLPDVRPEVAILSELAQRALPDSPLDFAAFARHRLLREAIAEIVPGLEDLKDIDVARKEFHVRNRLLHRPEFKTADGKARFPQLTSLDPTPDSGRFRLATVRSEGQFNTMIYQEHDSYRNIPHRWCVLMAEQDIANHGLQAGDRVTLRSDHGVMEDLQVFAFELPAGNLLAYFPEANRLTGIQVDPRSRTPAFKSVEVWLEKPAATRVAAGC from the coding sequence ATGCCCCAACGCCCGGTCGGGGGCGGCGCCGCCAAGGTGCTGTACACGCTAAAAACTGTTCGACGCATGGGGCTTGGTCGGGCCGCAAAAGCGCTGCGCTCCAATAACGCCTGCAAAGCGTGCGGCTACGGTATGGGTGGCCAGCTCGGCGGCATGACCAACGAACAGGGGGAATATCCGGCCGTCTGCAATAAGAGCGTGCAGGCGCAGTCGACCGACGTACAGCCGGCAATCCCCGATGAGATCTTTCATCGCCATTCGATCTCCCAGCTGCGCGAGCTGACCGCCAAGCAGCTGGAGCACCTCGGGCGACTGGGCAAGCCGATCCACAAGGGTGCCGGGGACAACCGATTCACGATCGTAGACTGGGAACGCGCGCTGGCGCTGGCCGCAGATCGGCTCAGGGCCTGTCCGCCTGAACGGAGCTTCTTCTACGCCTCCGGTCGTTCCTCTAACGAGGCGGGATTTCTGTTTCAGCTGTTCGCCAGGGCGTTTGGTACCAATAACGTGACCAACTGCTCCTACTACTGCCACCAGGCAACCGGCGTCGGCCTGCGTTCGACCATCGGTACAGGAACCGCCACGGTGGAGCTGGACGACCTGGATCGCTGTGACCTCATTTTTGTTATCGGAGCTAATCCGGCCTCCAACCATCCTCGGTTTATTCACAAGCTCAAGGCCTGCCGCGATCGCGGTGGTCAGGTGATTATGATCAACCCTGCGCTGGAGCCGGGGCTGGTGAAGTTTGCCTTGCCGAAGAGCCCACGGTCCATGCTCAGCGGCGGTAGCGACATCGCCAGCCACTACCTGCAGCCGCGTATCGGATCGGACGTCGCCCTGCTGCAGGCGCTGGCGAAGCGCGTACTGGATCTCCAGGTCGCGGAGAGTGAATTCCTGCGGCGCCACACGACGGGCAGCGAACGCTACCTGGCGGAGCTCGAATCGCTCGATTTTCCGACCTTGCTGCACCGGTGTGGGGTCAGCAAAGAAGCTCTGGACGCGGTGGCGCTGGCCTACGCCAATGCCGACAGCGCGGTTTTCGCCTGGGGTATGGGGGTGACACACCATCTGCACGGCGTGGAAAATGTTGAGGCGATCGCCGCACTGGCGCTGCTGCGGGGCATGGTGGGGCGCCCGGGTGCCGGGCTACTGCCGCTGCGCGGCCATTCCAACGTGCAGGGTATCGGCACCATCGGCGTCAAGCCGGTTTTGTCGGCGGAGATCGAACAGCGGATGGCGAGCACGCTGGGCCTGAAGCTACCGACAGCCCGGGGGATGGATACGGTCGAGGCGCTGCAGGCGGCGCATGACGGGCTGATGGATTGTGCGGTGCTGATGGGAGGCAACCTGTTTGGCGCCAGTCCGGACCGCGCGTGGATCACCCGGGCGCTCGAGCGCACCGGCTGCCGGATCAGCCTGACCACGACCCTCAACACCAGCCACGTGGAGGCGACAGACGGTGCGGAACTGCTGGTCTTGCCAGTCACCGCCAGGGACGAGGAGTGGCAACCCACCACCCAGGAATCGATGTTCAACTTTGTCCGGTTGAGCGATGGCGGAATCCGTCGGCTACCCGACGTCCGGCCTGAGGTGGCGATCCTGTCCGAGCTGGCCCAGCGGGCACTCCCGGACAGTCCGTTGGATTTTGCGGCGTTCGCTCGGCATCGCTTGCTTCGAGAGGCGATCGCGGAGATTGTCCCCGGACTGGAGGACCTGAAGGACATCGACGTCGCCAGGAAAGAATTCCACGTGCGGAACAGGCTGCTTCACCGGCCTGAGTTTAAGACCGCAGACGGCAAAGCGCGTTTTCCGCAGCTGACTTCGCTGGACCCAACCCCCGACAGCGGCCGGTTTCGTCTTGCCACGGTGCGCAGCGAAGGTCAGTTCAACACCATGATCTATCAGGAGCATGACAGCTATCGCAACATCCCGCATCGGTGGTGTGTGCTCATGGCCGAGCAAGATATTGCCAACCACGGGCTCCAAGCGGGTGATCGGGTTACGCTCCGGTCAGATCACGGCGTGATGGAAGATCTCCAGGTATTTGCCTTTGAGCTGCCGGCGGGCAATCTGCTGGCCTACTTTCCTGAGGCCAATCGTCTCACCGGCATTCAGGTTGATCCCCGCAGCAGAACCCCAGCGTTCAAGTCGGTTGAGGTATGGCTCGAAAAACCCGCCGCGACGCGCGTTGCGGCGGGCTGCTAA
- a CDS encoding NAD(P)-dependent oxidoreductase: MADNESIVFLDRATLGPGVQLRAPAFSHQWHEYDASTTEEAAARARTASIVITNKVPITRDLLRQTSALKLVAVAATGTDMVDLGACKAQGVAVCNVRDYATTSVPEHILALLLSLRRRLPAYQRRVREGDWQRSRQFCFFDRPIMDLAGSTLGIIGTGSIARALGTLAGALGINVLHHSLSGRDLPDLSVVSLDELLIRADVVSLNCPLTDASRNLINRQTLRQMKPEALLINTARGALVDTQALETALVTGEIGGAGIDVSAQEPPPVDDPLMRLCHLDNVLVTPHSAWASEASMQALADQLITAIEAFVAGLEMNRVA; the protein is encoded by the coding sequence ATGGCCGACAACGAATCAATCGTGTTTCTCGACCGAGCCACGCTGGGGCCGGGTGTGCAGCTGCGGGCGCCGGCTTTTTCCCATCAATGGCACGAATATGACGCCTCCACAACCGAGGAGGCAGCGGCCCGAGCCCGCACAGCGTCGATCGTCATCACCAACAAAGTGCCAATCACCCGGGATCTGCTGCGGCAAACCAGCGCGCTGAAGCTCGTCGCCGTCGCGGCCACCGGCACCGATATGGTTGACCTGGGTGCCTGCAAAGCCCAGGGGGTGGCGGTTTGCAACGTGCGCGACTACGCAACCACGTCGGTCCCGGAGCACATTCTGGCCTTGCTGCTGTCGTTGCGCCGGCGCCTGCCGGCTTACCAGCGGCGGGTTCGTGAGGGTGACTGGCAACGCAGTCGCCAGTTCTGCTTTTTCGATCGCCCGATCATGGATCTGGCCGGTAGTACGCTCGGGATTATCGGAACTGGGAGCATCGCCCGAGCGCTCGGCACGCTGGCCGGCGCACTCGGTATAAACGTGCTCCATCACAGCCTCAGCGGTCGGGACCTCCCCGATCTGTCGGTGGTCAGCCTGGACGAGCTGCTGATCCGGGCGGACGTGGTGAGCCTGAATTGCCCCCTGACTGACGCCAGTCGGAACCTGATCAATCGTCAAACGCTGCGACAAATGAAACCGGAGGCGCTGCTGATCAATACGGCCCGGGGCGCACTGGTCGACACGCAGGCGCTGGAGACGGCGCTGGTGACCGGCGAGATCGGTGGTGCCGGTATCGACGTTTCAGCGCAGGAGCCGCCGCCAGTGGACGATCCGCTGATGCGTCTGTGTCATCTGGACAACGTGTTGGTGACCCCACACAGCGCCTGGGCCAGCGAAGCGTCGATGCAGGCGTTGGCGGACCAGCTGATCACCGCGATCGAGGCGTTTGTCGCCGGTCTGGAGATGAACCGCGTGGCGTAG
- the blaOXA gene encoding class D beta-lactamase, with product MAMIPMLLAVALLLPVAKPAASLEEEAFTQAVARVLAKHETSGSLTVYDEQQQLFLRSDPAKSRTPEIPASTFKIPNSLIALQTGVITAPDEVIPWDGVERQIKSWNQDQTLASAVRYSTVWVFQGVARAVGRSAMQRFLDQLGYGNGQIGDVIDRFWLDGSLKVKPQEQIEFLRRLYHHQLPFEKRHMTAVQDMIVRKQEDGYRLSGKTGWAIQGDPDRGWFVGYLERQRRVWFFALLVDIHSDGRGRDRQGITEEILRELELIQP from the coding sequence ATGGCGATGATTCCGATGCTGCTGGCGGTTGCGCTGCTGCTGCCGGTGGCCAAGCCGGCAGCTTCGCTGGAAGAAGAAGCATTCACGCAAGCGGTTGCGCGCGTGCTGGCGAAACATGAGACGAGCGGCAGCTTGACGGTTTACGACGAACAGCAGCAGCTCTTCCTGCGGAGTGACCCGGCCAAAAGTCGCACCCCCGAAATTCCGGCGTCCACGTTCAAAATTCCCAATTCGCTGATCGCCCTGCAGACCGGTGTGATCACTGCCCCGGATGAGGTGATCCCGTGGGACGGGGTTGAGCGCCAGATCAAGAGCTGGAATCAGGATCAGACGCTGGCTTCGGCCGTGCGGTACTCCACCGTATGGGTTTTCCAAGGTGTCGCTCGCGCGGTCGGCCGCTCGGCGATGCAGCGATTTCTCGACCAGCTCGGCTATGGCAACGGCCAGATTGGCGATGTGATCGATCGCTTCTGGCTGGACGGCTCGCTGAAGGTCAAGCCCCAGGAGCAGATCGAGTTTCTGCGCCGCCTCTACCACCATCAGCTGCCGTTCGAAAAACGCCATATGACGGCCGTGCAGGACATGATTGTCCGCAAGCAGGAAGACGGCTATCGGCTGTCAGGCAAAACCGGTTGGGCAATCCAGGGCGATCCCGACCGCGGCTGGTTCGTCGGCTATCTGGAGCGGCAGCGCCGGGTCTGGTTTTTTGCCCTGCTGGTGGACATCCACAGCGACGGCCGCGGCCGCGACCGCCAAGGCATCACCGAAGAGATTCTTCGTGAACTTGAGCTGATCCAACCCTGA
- a CDS encoding 3-hydroxyacyl-CoA dehydrogenase, with translation MSQPKVVGVVGAGVMGAGIAQLFAAAGSAVRLFDTFEGAAEKARFGVAGRFARLAEKGRLDPAEADAASERVSVVDELASLAGCELLVEAVVEDLDIKQSLFASLEALCGPETVLASNTSSLQISEIAARCERPERFAGLHFFNPVPLMKVVEVIPGVHTDPQVVDTLCRWVGQTGHQPVVAADRPGFIVNHAGRGLITEGLRIVDEGVADVVDVDRVMREAGGFRLGPFELLDLTGLDVSGKVMTSVYEQFFHEPRFRPSASTAPRAAAGLFGRKTGAGFYRYPEGRQEFPEERTAPPVTLTRVWIEPPNDSADPLASLLAKAGAERVAQPDDAELCVLRPLGRDATSSASMLGLDLARCVAVDTLMADPDRLTLMLTVSTDPAVRDAAYGLLASGGKPVTVINDSPGFVLQRTLATIVNIGCELVQQRIATPSDLDKAVKLGLGYPFGPLAFGDQVGPDRILTVLRNLLQETGDPRYRPSRWLTRRVAAGLSLLAPDAPRSAG, from the coding sequence ATGAGTCAGCCGAAGGTCGTTGGGGTGGTCGGCGCTGGCGTTATGGGCGCGGGCATCGCCCAGCTTTTCGCGGCCGCCGGCAGCGCCGTGCGACTCTTTGATACCTTCGAAGGCGCCGCTGAGAAAGCGCGTTTCGGCGTGGCTGGGCGCTTCGCCCGGCTGGCCGAAAAAGGCCGCCTGGACCCCGCGGAGGCTGACGCCGCCAGCGAGCGGGTCAGCGTGGTGGACGAGCTGGCCAGTCTTGCGGGCTGTGAACTGCTCGTTGAGGCGGTGGTTGAAGACCTCGACATCAAACAATCGCTTTTCGCCTCGCTGGAAGCGCTGTGCGGGCCGGAAACGGTGCTGGCGTCCAACACCTCGTCGCTCCAGATCTCCGAAATTGCGGCCCGCTGCGAGCGGCCGGAACGGTTTGCCGGCCTGCACTTTTTTAATCCGGTCCCGCTCATGAAGGTGGTTGAGGTGATACCGGGCGTTCACACCGATCCGCAGGTGGTGGACACGCTGTGTCGCTGGGTAGGACAAACGGGCCACCAGCCGGTGGTGGCGGCGGATCGGCCGGGATTCATCGTCAATCATGCGGGCCGCGGTCTCATCACTGAGGGGCTCAGGATCGTCGACGAGGGAGTCGCTGACGTGGTCGATGTGGACCGGGTGATGCGGGAGGCCGGCGGCTTCAGGCTGGGTCCGTTTGAGCTGCTCGACCTGACCGGACTGGACGTATCCGGCAAGGTCATGACGTCAGTCTATGAGCAGTTTTTCCACGAGCCTCGCTTCCGGCCCTCGGCCAGCACGGCGCCTCGGGCGGCCGCCGGGCTATTCGGGCGCAAGACCGGCGCCGGCTTTTACCGCTACCCGGAAGGTCGGCAGGAGTTCCCGGAAGAACGCACCGCGCCGCCGGTGACGCTGACCCGCGTGTGGATCGAACCGCCCAACGACTCAGCGGACCCGCTGGCCAGCCTGCTGGCAAAAGCTGGTGCGGAACGGGTCGCGCAGCCCGATGATGCGGAGCTGTGCGTGCTGAGGCCCCTGGGCAGAGACGCCACGAGCTCGGCGTCAATGCTGGGGCTGGATCTGGCCCGCTGTGTCGCCGTTGACACGCTGATGGCGGACCCGGATCGCCTGACGCTGATGCTCACGGTCAGTACCGATCCCGCCGTGCGAGACGCCGCGTATGGTCTTCTGGCCTCCGGCGGCAAACCGGTGACGGTGATCAACGACAGCCCGGGCTTTGTCCTGCAGCGGACGCTGGCCACGATCGTAAATATCGGCTGTGAGCTGGTGCAGCAGCGGATCGCCACGCCGTCCGACCTGGATAAGGCGGTGAAGCTCGGTCTGGGTTACCCGTTTGGCCCGCTGGCGTTCGGCGATCAGGTCGGGCCGGATCGTATCCTGACCGTGCTCCGTAATCTGCTGCAGGAGACCGGTGACCCGCGCTATCGCCCGAGCCGGTGGCTCACCCGTCGGGTCGCGGCGGGCCTCAGCCTGCTCGCACCCGACGCCCCGCGCAGCGCCGGCTGA
- a CDS encoding aminotransferase class I/II-fold pyridoxal phosphate-dependent enzyme, producing MKKQRELPTAAIHAGEIRPRIAGAVSLPIFQSATFESTPGSGYHDLGYIRLNNTPNHDSLHAKIAALEGAEAGLVAASGMAAITTSLLTVLGAGDHLLAQDSLYGGTQDFLTEDLPQLGVEVTYIDAAKPETWADLVQPNTRVVYAEAITNPLVRIGDLHALASFARQHSLLSMIDSTFASPVNLLPLALGFDLVLHSATKYLNGHSDIVAGALAGNAPLVEKIQRKLNHLGGCLDPHACFLLHRGIKTLTLRVAQQNRSALALAERLEAHPAVSQVHYPGLPSHPDHGRAAELLEGFGGMMSMELRATGAAIDQQLRDLEVMAFAPSLGGVETLITRPAETSHAGMTQAQRLAAGISDSLVRISVGCEAVDDLWADLKPKIDALAVAAAPEEELTA from the coding sequence ATGAAAAAACAACGCGAGCTGCCCACCGCAGCGATCCACGCTGGCGAGATCCGTCCCCGGATCGCCGGCGCCGTCAGCCTGCCCATCTTCCAATCGGCGACGTTCGAATCCACGCCGGGTTCGGGTTATCACGACCTGGGCTATATCCGCCTGAACAACACCCCGAATCACGATTCACTGCATGCCAAAATTGCGGCGCTGGAAGGGGCTGAAGCCGGCCTGGTTGCGGCCAGCGGCATGGCGGCGATCACCACAAGCCTGCTGACCGTCCTCGGCGCCGGCGACCACCTGCTGGCGCAGGATTCACTGTACGGCGGCACGCAGGATTTCTTGACCGAAGACCTCCCGCAGCTGGGTGTCGAGGTGACGTACATCGACGCGGCAAAGCCCGAGACCTGGGCTGATCTCGTCCAGCCCAATACCCGGGTGGTTTATGCCGAGGCGATTACCAACCCGTTGGTTCGGATCGGAGATCTCCACGCGCTAGCAAGTTTTGCCCGGCAGCACTCGTTGCTGTCGATGATCGACAGCACCTTTGCCTCGCCGGTCAATTTACTGCCGCTCGCCCTCGGCTTTGATCTGGTGCTGCACAGCGCGACGAAGTATCTGAACGGCCATTCCGACATTGTGGCCGGCGCGCTGGCCGGCAACGCACCGCTGGTGGAAAAGATTCAGCGCAAGCTCAACCACCTGGGCGGCTGTCTGGATCCACACGCGTGTTTTCTGCTGCACCGGGGGATCAAAACGCTGACGCTGCGCGTGGCGCAGCAAAACCGCTCCGCGCTCGCGCTGGCTGAGCGGCTTGAGGCCCACCCTGCGGTGTCTCAGGTTCACTACCCGGGGCTCCCGTCACATCCTGACCACGGCCGGGCGGCGGAGCTGCTGGAAGGTTTCGGCGGCATGATGAGCATGGAGCTGCGGGCCACCGGCGCTGCCATCGATCAGCAGCTCAGAGATCTTGAGGTGATGGCTTTTGCCCCGAGCCTCGGTGGTGTGGAGACGCTGATCACCCGCCCGGCCGAAACATCACATGCCGGCATGACTCAGGCGCAGCGCCTGGCGGCGGGGATTTCCGATTCGCTCGTGAGGATCAGTGTCGGTTGTGAGGCGGTCGACGATCTATGGGCGGACCTCAAGCCTAAGATTGATGCCCTGGCCGTTGCAGCCGCCCCCGAAGAGGAGCTGACGGCATGA
- a CDS encoding nuclear transport factor 2 family protein, producing the protein MADHHAAVSPQRQQAIVDACTRTNQDYQFHRDRGNAEAYGALFTEDAEFALQKPLKGRVAITAAMEKRFAERASRHFINVVQLDVTGPDTAEGLIYLMLTGGARGSAGARPEGSIDLVAEYQDQYVMDGDRCLVQRRAVEVIFWSQPAG; encoded by the coding sequence TTGGCTGATCACCATGCGGCCGTCAGCCCGCAGCGACAGCAGGCGATCGTCGACGCCTGCACTCGCACCAACCAGGATTATCAATTCCATCGGGACCGGGGCAACGCCGAGGCTTATGGGGCGCTGTTCACCGAGGACGCGGAGTTTGCCCTCCAAAAACCGCTCAAGGGTCGAGTCGCGATCACGGCGGCGATGGAGAAGCGTTTTGCCGAGCGGGCAAGCCGCCATTTCATCAACGTGGTTCAGCTCGACGTCACCGGGCCGGACACAGCGGAGGGTCTGATCTATCTCATGCTGACCGGCGGCGCTCGCGGGTCGGCGGGCGCGAGGCCAGAAGGCAGCATCGACCTGGTTGCTGAGTATCAAGATCAATACGTCATGGACGGTGACCGCTGCCTGGTTCAGCGGCGCGCGGTGGAAGTCATCTTCTGGAGCCAGCCCGCCGGCTAG
- a CDS encoding FAD-dependent oxidoreductase, with product MSDKNFQFLNVSRSGPDVLPVKIRQAEFREIYEPFDPVAASEQSDRCLDCGNPYCEWKCPVHNYIPDWLQLVAEGRIEEAAELAHETNSLPEMCGRICPQDRLCEGACTLHTGFGAVTIGAVEKYLVDTAFERGWRPDLSHVRKTGYSVGIVGAGPAGLACADVLVRNGVAATVYDRYPEVGGLLSFGIPEFKLELGVVRRRREVFEGMGIEFKLNTNVGTDVTADELLRRHDALFLGMGTYTAVTGKLPGADAKGVVPALSFLIGQTNHLYDLGMDHYPHIDLAGKRVVVLGGGDTAMDCVRTSIRQGASSVTCVYRRDRSNMPGSQREVDLAMSEGVQFQFQANPLEIQSGDGQVTGLKIERTELKPDANGSRLVPVPIEGSETVIEADAVLVAFGYRPSVPDWITQLGVRTSQDGRIVVNGTGGGGQTSNPQVFSGGDMVLGADLVVTAVAGGRTAAQGILKQLNVAVEAAA from the coding sequence ATGAGCGACAAAAACTTTCAGTTTCTCAACGTCAGCCGCTCCGGCCCCGACGTGCTGCCGGTGAAGATCCGGCAGGCCGAGTTTCGGGAGATTTACGAGCCGTTTGATCCGGTGGCTGCAAGCGAGCAGAGCGATCGCTGCCTGGACTGCGGTAACCCATACTGCGAGTGGAAGTGCCCGGTGCACAACTACATCCCCGACTGGCTGCAGCTGGTCGCGGAAGGCCGTATCGAGGAGGCCGCTGAGCTCGCCCACGAGACCAACAGCCTGCCGGAGATGTGCGGACGGATCTGCCCGCAGGATCGCCTGTGTGAAGGCGCCTGCACGCTTCATACGGGCTTCGGCGCCGTCACGATCGGTGCGGTGGAAAAGTACCTGGTGGACACCGCGTTCGAGCGGGGCTGGCGTCCGGATTTGAGCCATGTGCGCAAGACCGGCTACAGCGTGGGGATTGTCGGCGCCGGGCCGGCCGGCCTGGCGTGTGCTGACGTGCTGGTCCGGAACGGCGTGGCGGCGACGGTTTACGATCGCTATCCGGAGGTTGGCGGCCTGCTGAGCTTTGGCATCCCCGAGTTCAAGCTGGAGCTGGGGGTGGTGCGTCGCCGCCGCGAGGTGTTCGAGGGTATGGGCATCGAATTCAAGCTCAACACCAACGTAGGGACTGACGTCACGGCCGATGAGCTGCTGCGGCGCCACGATGCGCTGTTTCTCGGGATGGGTACCTACACCGCGGTCACCGGCAAGCTGCCAGGGGCTGACGCTAAGGGTGTAGTCCCTGCGCTCAGTTTTTTGATCGGCCAAACCAACCATCTTTACGATCTTGGCATGGACCACTATCCGCACATCGACCTGGCGGGCAAGCGGGTGGTCGTGCTCGGTGGCGGCGACACGGCGATGGACTGCGTCCGAACCTCCATCCGCCAGGGCGCCAGCAGCGTCACCTGCGTGTATCGGCGCGACCGCAGCAACATGCCGGGTTCGCAGCGTGAGGTGGATCTGGCGATGTCGGAGGGTGTGCAGTTTCAGTTTCAGGCCAACCCGCTGGAGATCCAGTCTGGGGACGGCCAGGTGACCGGGCTTAAGATTGAGCGCACCGAGCTGAAGCCCGACGCGAACGGCTCCCGACTGGTGCCCGTACCGATCGAGGGCAGCGAAACGGTGATTGAGGCTGACGCGGTGCTGGTTGCCTTCGGGTATCGCCCGAGCGTTCCGGACTGGATCACGCAGCTTGGCGTGCGCACCAGTCAGGACGGGCGAATCGTCGTCAACGGTACGGGCGGCGGTGGGCAGACGAGCAATCCCCAGGTTTTTTCGGGTGGCGATATGGTGCTCGGAGCTGACCTGGTGGTGACCGCCGTGGCAGGCGGCAGGACCGCCGCGCAGGGAATCCTTAAGCAGCTCAACGTGGCGGTTGAGGCCGCTGCGTGA